A genome region from Meriones unguiculatus strain TT.TT164.6M chromosome 19, Bangor_MerUng_6.1, whole genome shotgun sequence includes the following:
- the LOC110561113 gene encoding large ribosomal subunit protein uL13-like: MAEGQVLVLDGRGHLLGRLAAIVAKQVLLGRKVVVVRCEGINISGNFYRNKLKYLAFLRKRKNTNPSRGPYYFRALSCIFCHIVRGMLPHKTKRGQAALECLKVLDGSPLPYDKKKRMVVPAALKVVRLRHTRKFAYLGRLAHEVGWKYQAVTATLEKQKEKAKIHYQKKKQLLRFRKQAKKNVEKKISKFTEVLKTPGVRPMKTCALQ; encoded by the exons ATGGCGGAGGGGCAGGTTCTAGTGCTGGATGGCCGAGGCCATCTCCTCGGCCGCCTGGCGGCCATTGTGGCCAAGCAGGTACTCCTGGGCCGGAAGGTGGTGGTTGTACGCTGTGAGGGCATCAACATTTCTGGAAACTTCTACAGAAACAAGTTAAAGTATTTGGCCTTTCTCAGGAAGCGGAAGAACACCAACCCCTCTCGTGGCCCCTATTACTTCAGAGCCCTGAGCTGCATTTTTtgtcacattgtgagaggcatgCTGCCCCACAAGACCAAGAGaggccaggctgccctggaatgcCTCAAAGTGTTGGATGGAAGCCCTCTACCTTATGACAAGAAAAAGCGGATGGTGGTCCCTGCTGCCCTCAAGGTTGTGAGGCTGAGGCATACCAGAAAGTTTGCTTACCTGGGGCGCCTGGCTCATGAGGTCGGGTGGAAGTACCAGGCGGTGACAGCCACTCTtgagaagcagaaggaaaaggccaAGATCCACtatcagaagaagaagcagctttTGAGGTTTCGGAAACAAGCAAAGAAGAATGTAGAGAAGAAAATCAGCAAGTTCACAGAGGTCCTCAAGACTCCTGGTGTGAGACCAATGAAGACt TGTGCTCTTCAGTAA